The Methanococcus voltae PS genome segment TTTTATACCTCTTTTTCTCATTGCTCGAAGGGTACCTAATCTTGGGTCATCCCAGTCAGAGTATTCACCTTCTAAGATACCAGCGTGCATTTTAGAGGTACTTAAAACAGGACCTTCTATTTTTAAGATACCGTAGTGTAAGTACTCTGGAATCTCCCAGCCCATGTAATCAAATATGTATTTCTGTTTTTCAGTGTTCACAATGTGGTCTTTTCCTCTTAAAACGTGTGTAAGACCCATTAAATGGTCATCAACGGTAACAGATAAGTTCATAAGTGGGTAAACAACATACTTTGTTCCATTTTTAGGGTGTGACGTGTGTTCAATCCTGAATATTGGGAAATCACGTACTGAAGGGTTTTTATGTGCAATATCTGTTTTTAATCTAACTGCAACGTTATCTAATTCTCCAGAAAGCATTTTGTTCCATAGTTCAAGGTTCTTTTCCGAACTATTGTCTCTACATTTACAAGCTACTCCTTCAGCTTTTAATTCTCTAAATTCTTCCGCTTCACAATCACAAACATAAGCGTGACCCATTTCAATTAATTTAGTACCATACTTGTAGTATGTTTCAAGTCTTTGAGATTGAATAACAACTTCATCAACTTTAACACCTAACCATTTTAAATCTTCCTGTATCATTTCATAAGCTTCAGGAAGGACTCTTTTAGCGTCGGTATCTTCTAATCTTAATATTAATTTTCCATCGTATTTTTTAGTAAAGAAATCATTCAAAACACTTGCACGAGCGTGACCCAAATGAAGAGGTCCTGACGGATTTGGTGCAAATCTCATTACAACGCCTTTTTTTGTATCCACGTTTTTAAGCTCAATTTCTTT includes the following:
- a CDS encoding glutamate--tRNA ligase, whose amino-acid sequence is MKNVVIKYLLQNAIKYDGKPNPKSIMGKMLGENPDLRKLAKDINQNISAIAKEVEDMGLEAQKQKLSEIAPEMMGEKKERKKKEIELKNVDTKKGVVMRFAPNPSGPLHLGHARASVLNDFFTKKYDGKLILRLEDTDAKRVLPEAYEMIQEDLKWLGVKVDEVVIQSQRLETYYKYGTKLIEMGHAYVCDCEAEEFRELKAEGVACKCRDNSSEKNLELWNKMLSGELDNVAVRLKTDIAHKNPSVRDFPIFRIEHTSHPKNGTKYVVYPLMNLSVTVDDHLMGLTHVLRGKDHIVNTEKQKYIFDYMGWEIPEYLHYGILKIEGPVLSTSKMHAGILEGEYSDWDDPRLGTLRAMRKRGIKPEAIYKTMVDIGIKQADVRFAWENLYAVNKDLIDAITKRFFFVANPKKVIVTGADNKTVELRMHPDKDMGMRTLTFDGEIYLSGTDNVEVGKMYRLMELFNIVIDEVSENVVYAHFDSEDYKVAKENRANIIHWVPVKDSVKVSVIDGDGIETEGYAEKDFAVVKEDESVQFERYGFVRIDKNELDSDVNKVTCYLTHN